A stretch of the Streptomyces ortus genome encodes the following:
- a CDS encoding LacI family DNA-binding transcriptional regulator: MTRRLAQVAKKVGVSEATVSRVLNGKPGVSDSTRQSVLTALDVLGYERPTQLRGERARLVGLVLPELQNPIFPLFAEVIGGALAQQGLTPVLCTQTKGGVSEADYVELLLQQHVSGVVFAGGGLFAQADAPHDHYRQLAERRIPVVLINAPIEGLDFPCVSCDDAVAVEQAWRHLTLLGHERIGVVLGPSDHIPSRRKLAAARTAAEAAGGSLPDAYVERSMFSLEGGQAATTRLLDRGVTGVVCASDPLALGAIRAARRRGLAVPEQVSVVGYDDSAFMNCTEPPLTTVRQPVEAMGRAAVDLLCAQIQGAEVQPGELLFEPELVVRGSTTQAPR; this comes from the coding sequence ATGACGCGACGACTTGCTCAGGTAGCCAAGAAGGTTGGAGTCAGCGAGGCCACGGTCAGCCGGGTCCTCAACGGCAAGCCCGGAGTGTCGGACAGCACCCGGCAGTCCGTGCTCACCGCGCTGGACGTCCTCGGCTACGAGCGTCCCACCCAACTGCGCGGCGAGCGGGCGCGTCTGGTCGGCCTGGTCCTGCCCGAACTGCAGAACCCGATCTTCCCCCTGTTCGCCGAGGTCATCGGCGGCGCGCTGGCCCAGCAGGGGCTCACCCCGGTGCTGTGCACCCAGACCAAGGGCGGCGTCTCCGAGGCGGACTACGTGGAACTGCTGCTCCAGCAGCACGTGTCCGGCGTGGTGTTCGCGGGTGGCGGCCTGTTCGCCCAGGCGGACGCGCCGCACGACCACTACCGGCAGCTCGCCGAACGGCGTATCCCGGTGGTGCTCATCAACGCCCCGATCGAGGGCCTCGACTTCCCGTGTGTCTCCTGCGACGACGCCGTGGCGGTCGAGCAGGCGTGGCGCCACCTCACGCTGCTGGGGCACGAGCGCATCGGCGTGGTCCTCGGCCCGAGCGACCACATCCCCTCCCGGCGCAAGCTCGCCGCTGCCAGGACCGCCGCGGAGGCGGCCGGCGGCTCCCTGCCCGACGCGTACGTGGAGCGCTCGATGTTCTCCCTGGAGGGCGGCCAGGCGGCCACCACCCGCCTGCTCGACCGCGGCGTCACGGGTGTCGTCTGCGCCAGTGACCCGCTCGCGCTCGGCGCCATCCGGGCCGCCCGCAGGCGGGGCCTCGCGGTGCCCGAGCAGGTCTCGGTCGTCGGCTACGACGACTCGGCCTTCATGAACTGCACCGAACCCCCGCTGACCACCGTCCGCCAGCCCGTCGAGGCCATGGGGCGGGCCGCCGTGGACCTGTTGTGCGCCCAGATCCAGGGCGCCGAGGTCCAGCCCGGCGAGCTGCTGTTCGAGCCGGAACTGGTGGTCCGCGGCTCGACGACGCAGGCTCCCCGGTAG
- a CDS encoding ABC transporter substrate-binding protein produces the protein MRRARFRRTRRVGAVTLASALTLTALAACGTSSSGDDGDNGSGNGAKADPAAPLDPKTKVSISIDCMPPAAKAAELRQWNEDVKEFNKKYPNVTIEGRSTPGQCLEPPRFTAMLKAKSQPDVFYTYFTDLPQVLDNDGAQDITAYVNDKSVPLLKDIDPDVLGSLKKDGKLYGLPTSNYRMGLLINRKLFKEAGLDPDAPPKTWDEVRSAAKKIADLGGGVAGFGEYSAANTGGWHFTAQMYSLGGDVVDASGKKAAFNDGTGKQVAENLHAMRWDDDSMGKTQLLKWGDLQKQIATDKLGMFLAAPDDVTYMVQQLGAKYANFGMGPIPGGENTLAGGNNYMIKQGISADKVKAAVAWLNFKFTTVGKGQYDWKRSKADDLPVGLPQPNLWLNGSKTKDDAARKEFATMPVENFKAFTDNPVPGKAEPPKAQEIYKVLDNVMSGILTNKDADIDKLLSTAESQVNQVLATQ, from the coding sequence ATGAGAAGAGCTCGGTTCCGCCGCACCCGTCGCGTCGGCGCGGTCACCCTCGCGTCCGCGCTCACGCTGACGGCACTCGCCGCCTGCGGTACGAGCAGCAGCGGCGACGACGGCGACAACGGCTCCGGCAACGGCGCCAAGGCCGACCCCGCCGCACCGCTGGACCCGAAGACGAAGGTGTCCATCTCCATCGACTGCATGCCCCCCGCGGCGAAGGCGGCCGAGCTCAGGCAGTGGAACGAGGACGTCAAGGAGTTCAACAAAAAGTACCCGAACGTCACCATCGAGGGCCGTTCCACGCCGGGGCAGTGTCTGGAGCCGCCGCGCTTCACCGCGATGCTCAAGGCGAAGTCCCAGCCCGACGTGTTCTACACCTACTTCACCGACCTGCCCCAGGTCCTCGACAACGACGGCGCCCAGGACATCACCGCCTACGTCAACGACAAGAGCGTCCCGCTGCTGAAGGACATCGACCCCGACGTCCTCGGCTCGCTGAAGAAGGACGGCAAGCTCTACGGCCTGCCCACCAGCAACTACCGCATGGGCCTGCTCATCAACCGCAAGCTCTTCAAGGAAGCCGGCCTCGACCCGGACGCCCCGCCGAAGACCTGGGACGAGGTCCGCAGCGCGGCCAAGAAGATCGCGGATCTCGGCGGCGGTGTCGCCGGCTTCGGCGAGTACAGCGCGGCCAACACCGGCGGCTGGCACTTCACCGCGCAGATGTACAGCCTCGGCGGCGACGTCGTCGACGCGAGCGGCAAGAAGGCCGCTTTCAACGACGGGACCGGCAAGCAGGTCGCGGAGAACCTGCACGCCATGCGCTGGGACGACGACTCCATGGGCAAGACCCAGCTGCTGAAGTGGGGCGACCTCCAGAAGCAGATCGCCACCGACAAGCTGGGCATGTTCCTCGCCGCGCCCGACGACGTCACCTACATGGTCCAGCAACTCGGCGCCAAGTACGCGAACTTCGGCATGGGACCCATACCGGGCGGTGAGAACACCCTCGCCGGCGGCAACAACTACATGATCAAGCAGGGCATCTCGGCCGACAAGGTCAAGGCCGCCGTCGCCTGGCTGAACTTCAAGTTCACCACGGTCGGCAAGGGCCAGTACGACTGGAAGCGCTCCAAGGCGGACGACCTGCCCGTGGGGCTCCCGCAGCCCAACCTGTGGCTGAACGGCTCCAAGACCAAGGACGACGCGGCCCGCAAGGAGTTCGCCACCATGCCGGTGGAGAACTTCAAGGCGTTCACCGACAACCCCGTCCCGGGCAAGGCCGAACCGCCCAAGGCCCAGGAGATCTACAAGGTCCTCGACAACGTTATGTCGGGCATCCTCACCAACAAGGACGCCGACATCGACAAGCTCCTGTCCACCGCCGAGTCCCAGGTCAACCAGGTCCTCGCAACCCAGTGA
- a CDS encoding carbohydrate ABC transporter permease: MSAPTLTKDPAVKDRRPRKPRAGAPHLPDGGFGKTLRRNLTAHGFLIGAVLCFAFFSWYPIVREFLLAFQKTEDGDVSWVGWDNFVTVWNDPAFGQAWRNTLWFTVLALLLGFVVPFVTALIINEFRHGQGYLRLLVYLPVMLPPTASVLLFKYLYDPGYGMFNEILGVFGVPAQQWLQDPDTAMLSVVVASTWMNMGGATLIYLAALQGVPGELYEAAELDGAGLFRKVWHVTVPQTRLILLLMLLMQIIATMQVFIEPFLLTGGAGPEGSTTTVVYLIYQYAFNFNNYGAAAALGLVLLVLLAGFSAVYTKLNRADQD, encoded by the coding sequence ATGTCGGCCCCCACCCTCACCAAGGACCCGGCGGTCAAGGACCGCCGGCCCCGCAAGCCCCGCGCCGGTGCGCCGCACCTCCCGGACGGCGGGTTCGGCAAGACCCTGCGCCGCAACCTCACCGCCCACGGCTTCCTCATCGGAGCGGTGCTGTGCTTCGCCTTCTTCTCCTGGTATCCGATCGTCCGGGAGTTCCTCCTCGCCTTCCAGAAGACCGAGGACGGCGACGTCAGCTGGGTGGGCTGGGACAACTTCGTCACCGTCTGGAACGACCCGGCCTTCGGCCAGGCCTGGCGCAACACCCTGTGGTTCACCGTGCTGGCCCTGCTCCTCGGCTTCGTCGTCCCGTTCGTCACCGCCCTGATCATCAACGAGTTCCGGCACGGCCAGGGCTACTTGAGGCTGCTCGTCTACCTGCCGGTGATGCTCCCGCCGACCGCGTCGGTCCTGCTCTTCAAGTACCTGTACGACCCCGGGTACGGCATGTTCAACGAGATACTCGGCGTCTTCGGCGTCCCCGCCCAGCAGTGGCTCCAGGACCCGGACACCGCGATGCTCTCCGTGGTCGTCGCCTCGACCTGGATGAACATGGGCGGCGCGACGCTCATCTACCTGGCCGCGCTCCAGGGCGTACCCGGCGAGCTGTACGAGGCCGCCGAGCTCGACGGCGCGGGACTGTTCCGAAAGGTCTGGCACGTCACCGTCCCGCAGACCCGGCTCATCCTGCTGCTGATGCTCCTCATGCAGATCATCGCCACCATGCAGGTCTTCATCGAGCCGTTCCTGCTCACCGGCGGCGCCGGGCCCGAAGGCTCCACCACCACCGTCGTGTACCTGATCTACCAGTACGCCTTCAACTTCAACAACTACGGCGCCGCGGCGGCGCTCGGCCTGGTCCTGCTCGTCCTGCTGGCCGGCTTCTCGGCCGTCTACACCAAACTCAACCGCGCCGACCAGGACTAG
- a CDS encoding carbohydrate ABC transporter permease, which produces MSTRTLISPAQLARPRGKALYWVCFALVVVLFTLAFLGPLYWMVSSGLKTTQEAVQTPPTWVPGSVHPENYKRAWEVMDLAKLLLNTLYYAFGALAFQLVLDVAAAYSLSRLRPVLGKMILGLMLATLMIPATVLVVPQYLTALDVPLVQRNLLNSPWAIWLPSVTNAFNIFLLKRFFDSIPKELLDAASMDGAGPLRVLWSIVLPVSRPILGVVSIFAVVGVWKDFLWPMLVLPDPSKQTLAVGIYSLATSVPENVLIASLTIASLPTLILFLIFQRNIMSGLTAGGLKG; this is translated from the coding sequence ATGTCCACTCGCACGCTCATCTCGCCCGCCCAGCTGGCCCGCCCGCGCGGCAAGGCCCTGTACTGGGTGTGCTTCGCGCTCGTCGTCGTGCTGTTCACCCTGGCCTTCCTCGGCCCGCTGTACTGGATGGTGTCCAGCGGGCTCAAGACCACCCAGGAAGCGGTCCAGACCCCGCCCACCTGGGTGCCGGGATCCGTCCACCCGGAGAACTACAAGCGGGCCTGGGAGGTGATGGACCTGGCCAAACTCCTCCTCAACACCCTCTACTACGCGTTCGGCGCGCTCGCCTTCCAGCTGGTGCTCGACGTCGCCGCCGCCTACTCCCTGTCCAGACTGCGGCCCGTCCTCGGCAAGATGATCCTCGGTCTGATGCTCGCCACCCTGATGATCCCGGCGACCGTCCTCGTCGTACCGCAGTACCTCACCGCGCTCGACGTGCCCCTCGTGCAGCGCAACCTGCTCAACTCGCCCTGGGCGATCTGGCTCCCGTCGGTCACCAACGCCTTCAACATCTTCCTGCTCAAGCGCTTCTTCGACTCGATCCCCAAGGAACTCCTCGACGCGGCCTCGATGGACGGCGCGGGACCCCTGCGTGTCCTGTGGTCCATCGTCCTGCCGGTCTCCCGGCCCATCCTCGGTGTGGTGTCCATCTTCGCCGTCGTCGGAGTCTGGAAGGACTTCCTCTGGCCGATGCTGGTCCTGCCCGACCCTTCGAAACAGACCCTGGCCGTGGGCATCTACTCCCTGGCGACCAGCGTCCCCGAGAACGTCCTGATCGCCTCCCTGACCATCGCGTCCCTGCCCACGCTCATCCTCTTCCTCATCTTCCAGCGCAACATCATGAGCGGGCTGACGGCCGGCGGCCTCAAGGGCTGA
- a CDS encoding glycoside hydrolase family 13 protein — protein sequence MAAPQPATTPGHTDDWWRGAAIYQVYPRSFADGDGDGTGDLAGVRSRLPYLAELGVDAIWFTPWYLSPLADGGYDVADYRVIDPAFGDLAEAERLIAEARALGIRTIVDIVPNHVSDQHAWFRAALAAGPGSPERKLFHFRPGRGEHGELPPNDWPSQFSGQTWTRVEDGEWYLHLFTPQQPDLNWAHPTVREEHEEVLRFWFERGVAGVRIDSAALPAKDPDLPEFVEGRDPHPYIDRDDLHEIYRSWRRIADEYGGVFVGEVWLPDSERFARYLRPDELHTAFNFSFLSCPWDAARLRAAIDDTLAEHAPVGAPATWVLCNHDVTRTVTRYGRQDTGFDFAAKTYGTPTDLRLGTRRARAAALLTLALPGSVYLYQGEELGLPEADIPRDRIQDPMHFRSGGTDPGRDGCRVPLPWTADAPYAGFGSAVEPWLPQPEGWSAYAADREADDPGSMLSLYRAALALRRADPALGDGPLRWLPCPDGVLTFGRSPDLICVVNLADDPAVLPDHTELLLSSGPLDADGRLPSDTAAWLRS from the coding sequence GTGGCAGCCCCTCAGCCCGCAACGACCCCCGGACACACCGACGACTGGTGGCGCGGTGCCGCCATCTACCAGGTGTATCCGCGCAGCTTCGCCGACGGCGACGGTGACGGCACCGGGGACCTCGCGGGCGTCCGGTCGAGATTGCCCTACCTCGCCGAACTGGGCGTCGACGCGATCTGGTTCACCCCCTGGTACCTGTCCCCGCTCGCCGACGGCGGCTACGACGTCGCCGACTACCGGGTCATCGACCCCGCCTTCGGCGACCTGGCCGAGGCCGAGCGGCTGATCGCCGAGGCCCGCGCGCTGGGCATCCGCACCATCGTGGACATCGTGCCCAACCATGTCTCAGACCAGCACGCCTGGTTCCGGGCCGCACTCGCCGCCGGACCCGGGAGTCCCGAGCGCAAGCTCTTCCACTTCCGCCCGGGCCGCGGTGAACACGGCGAACTCCCGCCCAACGACTGGCCGTCGCAGTTCTCCGGCCAGACCTGGACCCGGGTCGAGGACGGGGAGTGGTACCTGCACCTGTTCACCCCGCAGCAGCCCGACCTCAACTGGGCGCACCCCACCGTGCGGGAGGAGCACGAGGAGGTACTGCGGTTCTGGTTCGAGCGCGGAGTGGCGGGTGTGCGCATCGACTCCGCCGCACTGCCCGCCAAGGACCCCGACCTGCCCGAGTTCGTGGAGGGCCGCGACCCCCACCCGTACATCGACCGGGACGACCTGCACGAGATCTACCGCTCCTGGCGGCGCATCGCCGACGAGTACGGGGGTGTCTTCGTCGGTGAGGTGTGGCTGCCGGACTCCGAACGCTTCGCCCGCTACCTCCGCCCCGACGAACTGCACACCGCGTTCAACTTCAGCTTCCTGTCCTGCCCCTGGGACGCGGCCAGGCTGCGCGCGGCCATCGACGACACCCTCGCCGAGCACGCCCCCGTCGGCGCCCCGGCCACCTGGGTGCTGTGCAACCACGACGTCACCCGCACGGTCACCCGCTACGGGCGCCAGGACACCGGCTTCGACTTCGCGGCCAAGACCTACGGCACGCCGACCGACCTGCGGCTCGGCACCCGCAGGGCACGCGCCGCCGCCCTGCTCACCCTCGCCCTCCCCGGCTCCGTCTACCTCTACCAGGGCGAGGAACTGGGCCTGCCCGAGGCGGACATCCCCCGGGACCGCATCCAGGACCCGATGCACTTCCGTTCCGGCGGCACCGACCCGGGCCGCGACGGCTGCCGGGTCCCGCTGCCCTGGACGGCCGACGCCCCGTACGCCGGTTTCGGCTCGGCGGTCGAACCCTGGCTGCCTCAGCCCGAGGGCTGGTCCGCGTACGCCGCCGACCGCGAGGCCGACGATCCCGGTTCCATGCTCAGCCTCTACCGCGCCGCGCTGGCACTGCGCCGCGCCGACCCGGCCCTCGGTGACGGCCCCCTGCGCTGGCTGCCCTGCCCCGACGGCGTCCTCACCTTCGGCCGCTCCCCGGACCTGATCTGCGTGGTGAACCTCGCCGACGACCCGGCCGTCCTGCCGGACCACACGGAGCTGCTTCTCTCCAGCGGCCCCTTGGACGCCGACGGCCGACTCCCCTCCGACACGGCGGCGTGGCTGCGGAGTTGA
- a CDS encoding FadR/GntR family transcriptional regulator produces MTVTSQPDDQTSGAAPDLAQLLRPVVRESSVSEVAKRLLDHLSAGDIKPGTRLPAERQLAEALGVARSSVRGALSALDVLGIIEIRPGSGSYVREGTSEFLPRAINWGLMLGQRRTQDLVEVRTYLEAVSARLAAERATDEDLERLEEHLQHMRAAGDDAKAFIDADIDFHLELARIARNSVLSDILHSIRALLQVWMERVSDIEGTVSGTLCEHDAVLVALRARDPEGADRAMADHMAMASHRLRESVNGHTP; encoded by the coding sequence GTGACCGTGACCAGTCAGCCCGACGACCAGACCTCCGGGGCCGCCCCCGACCTCGCCCAACTCCTGCGCCCCGTGGTGCGCGAGTCCTCCGTCAGCGAGGTCGCCAAGCGGCTCCTCGACCACCTGTCGGCGGGCGACATCAAGCCCGGCACGCGCCTTCCCGCCGAGCGTCAGCTCGCCGAGGCGCTGGGGGTCGCCCGCTCCAGCGTCCGCGGGGCGCTGTCCGCGCTGGACGTGCTCGGCATCATCGAGATCCGGCCGGGCTCGGGCTCGTACGTGCGCGAGGGCACGTCGGAGTTCCTGCCCCGGGCGATCAACTGGGGGTTGATGCTGGGGCAGCGGCGTACGCAGGATCTGGTGGAGGTGCGCACGTATCTGGAGGCGGTCTCGGCGCGGCTGGCCGCGGAGCGGGCCACGGACGAGGATCTGGAGCGGCTGGAGGAGCACCTTCAGCACATGCGGGCGGCCGGGGATGACGCCAAGGCCTTCATCGACGCCGACATCGACTTCCACCTGGAGCTGGCCCGCATCGCGCGCAACAGCGTGCTGAGCGACATCCTGCACAGCATCCGGGCGCTGCTGCAGGTGTGGATGGAACGGGTCAGCGACATCGAGGGCACGGTGAGCGGGACGTTGTGCGAGCACGACGCGGTGCTGGTGGCGTTGCGGGCGCGGGATCCCGAGGGGGCGGACCGGGCGATGGCGGACCACATGGCAATGGCCAGCCACCGCCTCCGGGAGTCCGTGAACGGCCACACCCCGTAG
- a CDS encoding MFS transporter: MVADAPSAAVERTAIKKVSVRLVPFVALMFFVNYLDRTAVSFAEPNGMGQDLALTAAQFGFASGIFFLGYIVLEVPSNMALHRFGARRWLARIMVTWGIVSLLFTWVDSTGQLYTLRFLLGVAEAGFFPGAILFLSQWVPSRHRTKILGLFYLAQPLTTVLGAPLAGWLIGHHGLFGLEGWRVMFLFVSVPAILLGVVAWFYLIDKPADAKWLTPAERDWLTDELAAENARKTGHDDKHAKGDLKKAFTNGRVWVLAMVYFGFVYGLYALAFFLPTIIDGFQEQYDTTFSVMDKAWITAIPYLPAAVVLFFWTRHATQHGTRVWHVAGPAVVGGVSIPLALYMGSPAATVAVITVTACAIFAALPVFWSVPSRFLTGAAAAAGIALINTAGNVAGFASSYITGWLKDWTGDYYVPLYLVGFFMLLSAVLMIWLAARGGTAEPAPAAENKPLEALR; the protein is encoded by the coding sequence ATGGTCGCCGACGCGCCATCCGCGGCAGTCGAGAGAACTGCCATCAAGAAGGTCTCAGTCCGCCTCGTGCCGTTCGTGGCACTGATGTTCTTCGTGAACTACCTGGACCGCACAGCCGTCTCATTCGCCGAGCCGAACGGCATGGGCCAGGACCTGGCGCTCACCGCCGCCCAGTTCGGCTTCGCGTCCGGGATCTTCTTCCTCGGTTACATCGTCCTCGAGGTCCCCAGCAACATGGCCCTGCACCGCTTCGGTGCCCGCCGCTGGCTGGCCCGGATCATGGTCACCTGGGGCATCGTCTCCCTCCTGTTCACCTGGGTGGACAGCACGGGCCAGCTCTACACCCTGCGGTTCCTGCTCGGTGTGGCGGAAGCGGGCTTCTTCCCCGGAGCGATCCTCTTCCTCAGCCAGTGGGTGCCCTCACGGCACCGCACCAAGATCCTCGGGCTCTTCTACCTGGCCCAGCCGCTGACCACCGTCCTCGGCGCCCCGCTGGCGGGCTGGCTCATCGGCCACCACGGCCTGTTCGGCCTTGAGGGCTGGCGCGTGATGTTCCTCTTCGTGTCGGTGCCCGCCATCCTCCTGGGCGTCGTCGCCTGGTTCTACCTCATCGACAAGCCCGCCGACGCGAAGTGGCTCACCCCGGCCGAACGCGACTGGCTGACCGACGAACTCGCCGCGGAGAACGCGCGCAAGACGGGCCACGACGACAAGCACGCCAAGGGCGACCTGAAGAAGGCCTTCACCAACGGCCGTGTCTGGGTCCTTGCGATGGTCTACTTCGGTTTCGTCTACGGCCTGTACGCCCTCGCCTTCTTCCTGCCGACGATCATCGACGGCTTTCAGGAGCAGTACGACACCACGTTCAGCGTGATGGACAAGGCCTGGATCACCGCGATCCCGTACCTGCCCGCCGCGGTCGTCCTGTTCTTCTGGACGCGCCACGCCACCCAGCACGGCACCCGCGTCTGGCACGTGGCCGGACCCGCCGTGGTCGGCGGTGTCTCCATCCCGCTCGCCCTCTACATGGGCTCCCCGGCCGCCACGGTCGCGGTGATCACCGTGACCGCGTGTGCCATCTTCGCGGCCCTGCCCGTCTTCTGGTCCGTACCTTCCCGCTTCCTGACCGGAGCCGCGGCAGCCGCCGGCATCGCCCTGATCAACACCGCGGGCAACGTCGCCGGATTCGCCTCCAGCTACATCACCGGCTGGCTCAAGGACTGGACCGGTGACTACTACGTGCCGCTCTACCTGGTCGGCTTCTTCATGCTCCTGTCCGCCGTCCTGATGATCTGGCTCGCCGCCCGCGGCGGCACCGCGGAACCGGCCCCCGCAGCAGAGAACAAGCCCCTGGAGGCCCTCCGATGA